A genome region from Bacteroides stercoris ATCC 43183 includes the following:
- the secDF gene encoding protein translocase subunit SecDF yields MQNKGFVRVFAILLTLVCVFYLSFSFVTRHYAHKAKEFAKGDVKVEQDYLDSLSNEKVWFGNWTLKQCREMEISLGLDLKGGMNVILEVSVPDVIKALADNKSDEAFNQALATAAKQATTSQDDVITLFIREYHRIAPDASLSQLFATQQLKDKVNQKSSDAEVEKVLREEVKAAVDNSFNVLRTRIDRFGVVQPNIQSLEDKMGRIMVELPGIKEPERVRKLLQGSANLEFWETYNAKDVASYLQSADAKLRAILATTEDAAEATDSVAAEAPAVAQATSTTDSLAAALKGESKTQAADLEQIKKEHPLLAVLQVNPSGQGPVVGYANYKDTADINKYLSMPEIQAEMPKDLRLKWGVSPFEYDPKAQTFELYAIKSTERNGRAPLEGDVVVNAKDEFDHYGKPAVSMSMNTDGARRWAQLTKQNVGKAIAIVLDGYVYSAPNVNQEITGGNSQITGHFTPEQAKDLANVLKSGKMPAPAHIVQEDIVGPSLGQASINAGIMSFVVALILLMIYMCSMYGFIPGMVANGALILNLFFTLGILSSFQAALTMSGIAGMVLSLGMAVDANVLIYERTKEELRAGKGVKKALADGYSNAFSAIFDSNLTSIITGIILFNFGTGPIRGFATTLIIGILISFFTAVFMTRLFYEHFMNKDKLLNLTFSTGISKNLMANVHFDFMGRNKLWMTLAGVAVVVCIGFLSIRGLSQSIDFTGGRNFKVQFENKVEPEQVRELISSKFGDANVSVIAIGADGKTVRISTNYRIEEEGNNIDSEIEAYLYETLKPLLTQNITLETFIDRENHTGGSIISSQKVGPSIADDIKVSAIWSVVLALIAIGLYILLRFRNIAYSIGSVCALACDTIIILGAYSMFWGILPFSLEIDQTFIGAILTAIGYSINDKVVIFDRVREFFGLYPKRNKKVLFNDSLNTTLARTINTSLSTLIVLLCIFILGGDSIRSFAFAMILGVVFGTLSSLFVASPIAYMLMKNKKDTEQAVAVEEAK; encoded by the coding sequence ATGCAAAACAAAGGATTTGTAAGGGTTTTTGCGATATTGCTCACACTGGTGTGTGTGTTCTATCTCTCCTTCTCTTTTGTGACCCGCCATTACGCCCATAAGGCTAAAGAGTTCGCAAAAGGCGATGTGAAAGTAGAACAGGACTACCTCGATTCTCTGTCAAACGAGAAAGTGTGGTTCGGCAATTGGACGCTGAAACAATGTCGTGAAATGGAGATCAGTTTAGGTTTGGACTTGAAGGGTGGTATGAACGTCATCCTGGAAGTGTCGGTACCCGATGTCATCAAGGCATTGGCGGACAACAAGTCTGACGAAGCATTCAACCAGGCACTGGCCACTGCGGCAAAACAGGCTACTACCAGCCAGGACGACGTTATCACGTTGTTCATCAGAGAGTATCACAGAATCGCTCCGGATGCTTCACTCTCACAACTGTTCGCTACCCAACAGCTAAAGGACAAGGTAAACCAGAAATCTTCCGATGCAGAAGTTGAAAAAGTATTGCGCGAAGAAGTAAAGGCAGCCGTTGACAACTCATTCAACGTGCTCCGTACCCGTATCGACCGCTTCGGTGTGGTTCAGCCCAACATCCAGAGTCTGGAAGACAAAATGGGACGTATCATGGTGGAACTTCCGGGTATCAAAGAGCCTGAACGTGTAAGAAAATTGCTACAAGGTTCTGCCAACCTGGAATTCTGGGAAACATACAACGCAAAAGACGTTGCTTCGTACCTGCAATCGGCTGATGCCAAATTGCGTGCAATCCTGGCTACCACAGAAGACGCAGCAGAAGCAACAGACAGCGTAGCTGCCGAAGCTCCCGCTGTAGCGCAAGCTACCAGCACTACCGACAGCCTTGCCGCAGCACTGAAAGGTGAAAGCAAAACACAGGCTGCCGACCTTGAGCAAATCAAGAAAGAACATCCGCTGCTGGCAGTTCTTCAGGTAAATCCCAGCGGTCAAGGCCCTGTTGTAGGTTATGCAAACTACAAGGATACCGCTGATATCAACAAATACCTCTCCATGCCGGAAATTCAGGCTGAAATGCCGAAAGACCTGCGCCTGAAGTGGGGTGTTTCTCCTTTTGAATACGACCCGAAAGCACAGACTTTCGAATTGTACGCCATCAAGTCTACCGAACGTAACGGACGCGCTCCGCTGGAAGGTGACGTAGTTGTAAACGCCAAAGACGAATTCGACCACTATGGCAAACCTGCCGTAAGTATGTCTATGAATACGGACGGTGCACGCCGTTGGGCACAACTCACCAAACAGAATGTAGGTAAAGCCATCGCCATTGTACTGGACGGCTATGTATACTCCGCACCGAACGTAAATCAGGAAATCACCGGCGGTAACTCACAAATCACCGGTCACTTCACTCCCGAACAGGCAAAAGACTTGGCAAACGTATTGAAATCAGGTAAGATGCCGGCTCCTGCCCACATCGTACAGGAAGACATCGTAGGTCCGTCTTTGGGACAGGCATCCATCAACGCCGGTATCATGTCATTCGTTGTGGCATTGATTCTGTTGATGATTTACATGTGCTCCATGTACGGCTTCATCCCGGGTATGGTTGCCAACGGCGCTCTGATATTGAACTTGTTCTTCACGCTGGGTATCCTCTCATCCTTCCAGGCAGCTCTGACAATGTCCGGTATTGCCGGTATGGTACTGTCGCTCGGTATGGCTGTGGATGCCAACGTATTGATTTACGAACGTACCAAAGAAGAGTTGCGTGCAGGTAAAGGTGTCAAGAAAGCACTTGCCGACGGTTACTCCAATGCTTTCTCCGCAATCTTCGACTCTAACCTGACATCTATCATCACAGGTATCATCCTGTTCAACTTCGGTACCGGTCCTATCCGCGGTTTCGCCACGACACTGATTATCGGTATCCTGATTTCATTCTTTACTGCTGTGTTCATGACACGTTTGTTCTACGAGCACTTCATGAACAAAGACAAGTTGCTGAACCTGACATTCTCTACGGGAATCTCCAAGAACCTGATGGCGAATGTACACTTCGACTTCATGGGCAGAAATAAACTCTGGATGACGCTGGCAGGTGTAGCGGTTGTAGTTTGCATCGGCTTCCTCAGCATCCGCGGTTTGAGCCAGAGCATCGACTTCACCGGTGGACGTAACTTCAAGGTACAGTTTGAGAACAAGGTAGAACCCGAACAGGTACGCGAATTGATTTCCAGCAAGTTCGGTGATGCCAATGTCAGTGTCATCGCTATCGGTGCTGACGGCAAGACCGTACGTATCAGTACCAACTACCGTATCGAAGAAGAAGGTAACAACATCGACTCCGAAATCGAAGCATACCTGTACGAGACCCTGAAGCCGTTGCTGACCCAGAATATCACGCTGGAAACCTTCATCGACCGTGAGAACCATACGGGCGGCAGTATCATCAGCTCACAGAAAGTAGGTCCGAGTATCGCAGACGACATCAAGGTATCCGCTATCTGGTCTGTTGTATTGGCACTGATTGCTATCGGTCTGTACATCCTGCTCCGTTTCCGCAACATTGCCTACTCTATCGGTTCCGTATGTGCACTGGCCTGCGACACGATTATCATTTTGGGCGCCTACTCCATGTTCTGGGGCATCCTGCCGTTCTCTTTGGAAATCGACCAGACGTTTATCGGTGCTATCCTGACGGCTATCGGTTACTCAATCAACGATAAGGTGGTAATCTTCGACCGTGTACGCGAGTTCTTCGGTCTCTATCCGAAACGCAACAAGAAAGTATTGTTCAACGATTCACTGAACACGACTCTGGCACGTACTATCAATACCTCACTGAGTACGTTGATTGTATTGCTGTGTATCTTCATCCTCGGTGGTGATTCCATCCGCAGCTTCGCATTCGCCATGATTCTGGGTGTTGTATTCGGTACACTGTCTTCTCTGTTCGTTGCATCTCCTATCGCTTACATGCTGATGAAGAACAAAAAAGATACAGAACAGGCAGTAGCTGTTGAAGAAGCAAAATAA
- a CDS encoding DUF6549 family protein, whose protein sequence is MRNKAFLILIALCGLLMAATFGLWAYCSKLKSEKERLDGNQTALLEKVEFYQTESGKSAASVQALTLSKSEVEKHCADLTNTVKELDLKVKRLQAASTTATKTEVEVQTIVKDSIIYRDTSYLKVQEIRWKDPWINVDGLIMPDKKLDLRIQSVDTLFQVVHRVPKQWLFFRWGTKAIRQEVVSSNPHTKIVYSEYIELKKRND, encoded by the coding sequence ATGAGAAATAAAGCGTTTTTGATATTAATCGCCCTCTGTGGGCTTTTGATGGCGGCTACCTTTGGGCTATGGGCTTATTGTTCCAAGTTGAAATCAGAAAAGGAAAGGTTGGATGGCAACCAAACCGCCTTGTTGGAGAAAGTCGAATTTTACCAAACAGAATCCGGGAAATCCGCTGCCTCTGTACAGGCATTGACTTTATCCAAGTCTGAGGTGGAAAAGCATTGTGCCGACTTGACGAATACCGTTAAGGAACTTGACTTGAAAGTGAAGAGGTTGCAAGCAGCTTCCACGACTGCAACAAAAACGGAGGTAGAGGTACAAACCATAGTTAAGGATAGCATTATATACCGTGATACATCCTATCTTAAGGTCCAAGAAATACGATGGAAAGACCCGTGGATAAATGTTGATGGCTTAATCATGCCTGATAAGAAACTGGATTTACGCATACAATCTGTAGATACTCTATTCCAAGTAGTGCATAGAGTACCTAAGCAATGGTTGTTTTTCCGATGGGGAACAAAGGCTATTAGGCAAGAAGTTGTAAGTAGCAATCCGCATACAAAAATAGTGTATTCGGAATATATAGAATTGAAGAAAAGAAATGATTAG
- a CDS encoding N-acetylmuramoyl-L-alanine amidase: MKILIDNGHGENTPGKRSPDGTFREYAYTREIADEVVRELAKRGYVAERIVKENLDVPLAERARRVNEVCARYGANNVLLVSIHCNAAGNGEWMNARGWSAYTTKGKTKADELANRMYDAAACFITGQKIRRDYSDGDPDWEENFYILSKTKCPAVLTENFFMDNKEDIAYLTSMEGKQNIVNTHVEGIIQYIKEYEK, translated from the coding sequence ATGAAGATACTTATAGACAATGGGCATGGAGAAAATACACCGGGTAAACGCAGCCCGGATGGAACTTTCAGAGAGTATGCCTATACGAGAGAAATTGCGGATGAAGTCGTGCGTGAACTGGCTAAACGTGGCTATGTAGCGGAACGCATTGTTAAGGAGAACTTGGACGTGCCTTTGGCTGAACGTGCAAGGCGTGTGAACGAGGTTTGCGCCCGATACGGGGCTAATAACGTGTTGCTTGTTTCCATCCACTGCAATGCTGCCGGGAATGGCGAATGGATGAATGCCCGTGGATGGTCTGCCTATACCACTAAGGGCAAAACGAAAGCTGACGAACTGGCAAACCGAATGTATGATGCTGCCGCTTGCTTTATTACCGGGCAAAAGATTAGGCGTGACTATTCGGATGGCGACCCGGATTGGGAGGAAAATTTCTACATCCTTTCCAAGACGAAATGCCCGGCTGTATTGACGGAGAATTTCTTCATGGATAACAAGGAAGATATTGCTTACCTTACATCTATGGAGGGGAAACAAAACATTGTGAACACCCACGTAGAGGGTATAATCCAATACATCAAGGAATATGAGAAATAA
- a CDS encoding reverse transcriptase/maturase family protein, whose protein sequence is MGVVKTEYGLCYTADTCFYQYSDFEDCGLYVGDTGKIFISQAKKIKNVYHLIYECSNLIRAQYKAQQGKGERTEISKFNENILENLDSLYWDLRNETYTPGEYRIKVIYEPKERVIMIAPFFPDRIVHHCIINVLGRYWTNFFIANTYACIKGRDIHKCMEDVHTALIIDRKGTRFCLKIDIKKFYDNIDHAALKRIIRYTIVDEQLLRLLDKIIDSNGKDKGLPIGNFTSQYLANLYLAYFDHWVKEELAKIVMKRFGVKIYYYRYMDDMVILCADKEALHFVLDMMGLYLGGELKVEIKSNWQIFPVDARSIDYVGFKQNHYGILLRSGILKRFYKKFHRTINKYEIKDETDIKHFFPSEYGWIIRCSEEHSKFIFNNCLNDGSKCFDYRAAG, encoded by the coding sequence ATGGGTGTAGTAAAGACTGAATACGGGTTATGTTATACGGCTGATACCTGCTTTTATCAATACTCGGATTTTGAGGATTGCGGTTTATATGTCGGTGATACAGGAAAGATATTCATTTCCCAAGCTAAGAAGATTAAGAATGTTTATCACCTGATATATGAATGCTCCAACCTCATACGGGCGCAATATAAGGCACAGCAAGGCAAAGGAGAGCGTACCGAAATATCCAAGTTCAATGAGAACATTTTGGAAAATTTGGATAGCTTGTACTGGGACTTGCGCAATGAAACTTATACCCCCGGTGAATATCGGATTAAGGTTATATATGAGCCGAAAGAAAGGGTGATTATGATTGCCCCGTTCTTCCCGGACAGGATAGTACACCATTGCATTATCAATGTGTTGGGGCGTTACTGGACTAACTTCTTCATTGCGAATACATACGCTTGTATCAAAGGGCGTGATATTCATAAATGTATGGAGGATGTGCATACGGCTTTAATCATAGACAGAAAAGGTACAAGGTTCTGTTTGAAGATTGACATCAAGAAGTTCTATGATAACATAGACCACGCAGCATTGAAAAGGATAATCCGCTACACTATAGTGGATGAACAACTGTTAAGGCTGTTGGATAAGATAATAGATAGTAACGGTAAAGACAAGGGGCTGCCAATAGGCAATTTCACAAGTCAATATTTGGCTAATCTCTATTTAGCATATTTCGACCATTGGGTTAAAGAAGAACTGGCTAAGATAGTGATGAAGCGTTTTGGGGTGAAAATCTACTACTATCGCTATATGGATGATATGGTGATACTATGCGCTGACAAAGAGGCACTGCATTTCGTACTCGACATGATGGGGCTTTACTTGGGTGGCGAATTGAAAGTAGAGATTAAAAGTAACTGGCAGATATTCCCGGTTGATGCTCGTAGCATTGATTATGTGGGATTCAAACAAAACCATTACGGCATATTGCTAAGAAGCGGTATTCTGAAAAGGTTTTATAAGAAATTCCATCGCACCATCAATAAATACGAAATCAAAGATGAAACGGATATTAAACACTTCTTCCCATCTGAATATGGCTGGATAATCAGGTGCTCGGAGGAACACAGTAAATTCATTTTTAATAATTGTTTGAACGATGGAAGCAAATGTTTTGACTACAGGGCTGCTGGCTAA
- a CDS encoding tape measure protein has product MDNINGALAFKATLDINDFNVSAQAMERSIKQVSSTAVSESSVMDNSIQSFAQNGAKYIVSYLVGQGMGTLLQSIVQTRGQFQQLEIAFTTMLKSGTQAKGLMDRLIDTAAKTPFDLSGIASSAKQMLAYGSTVDNVVDELVMLGNVASGVGAPLQDIAYLYGTLRTQGRAFTVDIRQFAGRGIPIYEELAKVLGVTKDEVSNLVTEGKVGFAEVEKAFQNMTGKAGTYYNLMQEQSKSLTGMISNMGDAWEQSLNKLGADNQDVFAGAIESATYMAEHLDDILRILKAVAIGYGSVKAAIVLNTLATKGYTGVALLDNTARQAKISLMKLEAVATGQMVAQTKAMVAAQNSHVAALQAQLTVEEHANMVKQLRIATIQQMLTIQQAEYLSNLNLTASSANYEAVALSVLTVEQKQALSKLDLSAKSAVYRAALENEVAVKTQNSAATLNAMRTDVKAAAVKMESARADALAAKAAVERAYLEVYRAQQTGNAEKIAIATKKMEAAEDNAAIARKTALATQSDFYAKKKLLEATATKQSTAASVADTTAKTTQGAVTSVLTAITTKATVAVKALWASMMSNPIGWVMGLIGALVSVITLFTGKQKEATTATGEFQDTTKKEIDDLNLLFAVLQNTEKGTQTHKNTIEKINAVCKQYNKTLLDENATLDLQRLKYEELTTAIQQTTAEKIKAKYTEQAMQELVQSQTDALDKLKENAEDATYKEIQKVMETTPEGVTVIMNKVVDVASSSIRGASGAVWDAVESMAVESANQLKGLTGQAYTDAFNNSLNSIVSQVKQSTSATDKEMDAFKGNIKTYLESIVQSAKRADETIGKVNKELEAFIAPKDTTSVTESTDYVAMSFNELDKKIGETQKSIDTLNAKKVKVEADNTQLKELKDLLDKLNGAVNTKTTNLNTEKGISDRIKQLKELREAAIIGSSDYKSYDTQIKKLEARLPKHTTGDKADSAAKQLRERQLEADRKLEADRIAVLEEGYEKRKRTLSLQHKEALDNIDKEEKALAKARKDAGKGGLSKSEKDGFDERRTLENKKYDKAQNKLFDGEIEYKKQQYALYFRWVRNMGEDVANTQFATLLKGGKSYKEYVENEIKALKDKQQAGTLTEGESNQLISLNMQYNEITGAKSAMDSFKESVSKTIQQAQTLAEKLEAIADAKEKLANGSSGLVGADEKAEATLFVSEEDEKLQEEVQQKILSSYRTFEEQRNDIQKEYALLRAAAQKTGDQERINQVNKSEAEALSTLTANMLKQSDSWKKLFGDLDSLSVAEIDKLVADIETKLKDADLKLNPVDYRALIDSLNQAKETLISKNPFKALGTFYDDYIEAKKKLAEAKANVAAGKGTDEDVKKAEADMKKAAKGVTKSIETITDTATTCGNAIASMFSDLGQDDLANGLGTAMELFGQLGNAAASVGKMMSGDILGGVTGMVSAVTSVVGIFAKLHDSKYEKKIQNLQKEIDALEQSYSRLERAYNNTYWVFNDSQREAYEKNIQLINDQIRALEQEANVAKKNWDFARYAQLNKEIKELNKQLKNAEENGDMFSIYEAQKKNLKQQQEDLRKQIQAEKDKKKTDNGKIQQWNEQIESITQQIEDLDRSMMETLAGTDVKTAIDEFADALVDAYCKGEDAAEALGEKTKEVLKKAVVEALKREFLAKGINDAVLYLGESMKDGKLTDVEKREFERMVNAAGDLFNSALEGIGDWIKDVEEETVQQDPLTGAVTSMNEETGGVIAGRLNAFVINQSDQTSIMRQALVYQAEIAANTKLSASELTEIKTTLKRIENKDSSLLSQGIA; this is encoded by the coding sequence ATGGATAATATAAACGGAGCGTTGGCGTTCAAAGCCACCCTTGATATAAATGATTTCAACGTGTCGGCACAAGCGATGGAAAGGAGTATCAAACAGGTTTCATCCACAGCCGTATCGGAATCGTCTGTGATGGATAACTCCATTCAGAGCTTTGCGCAAAATGGGGCGAAATACATTGTTTCCTACCTCGTTGGGCAGGGTATGGGGACTTTGCTTCAAAGTATCGTGCAAACACGTGGGCAGTTTCAACAGTTGGAAATTGCCTTTACAACCATGCTCAAAAGTGGTACGCAAGCAAAGGGCTTGATGGATAGGCTTATTGATACAGCCGCCAAAACTCCGTTTGACCTTTCGGGCATTGCGAGTAGTGCCAAACAGATGCTTGCTTACGGCTCAACCGTGGATAATGTGGTGGATGAGCTGGTAATGCTTGGTAACGTGGCTTCGGGCGTGGGTGCGCCACTACAGGATATTGCCTACCTCTATGGAACGCTACGGACACAAGGCAGGGCATTTACCGTGGATATTAGGCAGTTTGCCGGGCGTGGTATTCCCATCTATGAGGAACTGGCTAAAGTGCTTGGCGTAACCAAAGATGAAGTTTCCAACCTTGTAACGGAGGGTAAGGTTGGCTTTGCGGAAGTAGAAAAGGCTTTCCAAAACATGACGGGTAAAGCCGGGACTTACTACAACCTCATGCAAGAACAAAGCAAGTCCCTAACGGGTATGATTTCCAACATGGGTGATGCGTGGGAACAATCGTTAAACAAGTTGGGTGCGGATAACCAAGATGTTTTTGCCGGAGCTATTGAAAGTGCTACCTATATGGCAGAGCATTTGGATGATATTTTGCGTATTTTGAAAGCCGTTGCTATAGGCTATGGAAGCGTGAAAGCCGCTATTGTACTGAATACATTAGCCACAAAGGGATATACGGGCGTTGCTCTTTTGGATAACACGGCAAGGCAGGCTAAGATTTCCTTAATGAAGTTGGAAGCCGTTGCTACTGGGCAGATGGTAGCTCAGACAAAAGCGATGGTTGCAGCCCAAAACAGCCATGTCGCAGCATTGCAAGCGCAACTGACGGTAGAGGAACACGCCAACATGGTAAAGCAGTTACGCATTGCCACCATTCAACAAATGCTTACCATCCAACAAGCAGAATACCTTTCCAATTTGAATCTAACGGCTTCTTCTGCCAATTATGAGGCGGTGGCTCTGAGTGTTCTTACCGTTGAACAAAAGCAAGCTCTAAGCAAGTTAGACTTGTCGGCTAAAAGTGCCGTGTATCGTGCCGCTTTGGAAAATGAGGTTGCCGTTAAGACACAAAACAGTGCGGCTACCTTAAATGCCATGCGTACCGATGTCAAGGCAGCAGCCGTAAAGATGGAATCGGCACGGGCTGATGCACTGGCGGCAAAGGCGGCTGTAGAACGTGCCTATTTGGAAGTGTACAGGGCACAACAGACTGGGAACGCTGAAAAGATAGCCATTGCCACTAAGAAGATGGAGGCAGCGGAGGATAACGCAGCTATCGCACGAAAGACGGCTTTAGCCACCCAATCCGATTTTTACGCAAAGAAAAAACTACTTGAAGCTACAGCCACCAAGCAATCCACAGCCGCTTCCGTGGCAGATACTACGGCAAAGACAACACAAGGGGCTGTAACTTCCGTACTGACTGCAATCACGACAAAAGCAACGGTAGCGGTGAAAGCTCTTTGGGCTTCCATGATGAGCAATCCTATCGGCTGGGTAATGGGATTGATAGGTGCATTAGTCAGTGTAATTACTCTTTTTACGGGCAAACAAAAAGAAGCGACCACGGCAACGGGTGAATTTCAAGATACCACGAAAAAAGAGATTGACGATTTGAATTTACTTTTTGCCGTATTGCAAAATACGGAGAAAGGAACTCAAACACATAAAAATACGATTGAAAAAATCAATGCCGTATGTAAACAATATAATAAGACATTGCTTGATGAAAACGCTACACTTGATTTACAGCGTCTTAAATATGAGGAATTGACTACAGCCATTCAGCAAACTACAGCCGAAAAAATCAAGGCTAAATATACCGAACAAGCTATGCAAGAACTGGTACAAAGCCAAACGGATGCACTTGATAAGCTGAAAGAGAATGCCGAAGATGCAACCTACAAAGAAATTCAAAAAGTTATGGAAACCACCCCGGAGGGTGTAACCGTTATTATGAATAAGGTTGTTGATGTGGCTTCAAGTTCTATTCGTGGAGCTTCGGGGGCTGTATGGGATGCGGTAGAATCTATGGCGGTAGAATCCGCAAACCAATTGAAAGGGCTAACAGGTCAAGCCTATACCGATGCGTTCAATAACTCATTAAACAGCATTGTTTCACAAGTCAAGCAAAGCACAAGTGCGACTGATAAAGAAATGGATGCTTTCAAAGGTAACATAAAAACATATCTTGAAAGTATTGTACAATCAGCAAAAAGGGCAGATGAAACCATAGGCAAGGTAAATAAGGAATTAGAAGCGTTCATTGCTCCGAAAGATACGACTTCTGTAACAGAGAGTACCGACTATGTGGCTATGTCGTTTAACGAGCTGGATAAGAAAATAGGTGAAACTCAGAAAAGTATTGATACCCTCAATGCCAAAAAGGTAAAGGTGGAAGCCGATAATACCCAACTGAAAGAGTTGAAAGACTTGTTGGATAAATTGAATGGTGCCGTAAACACCAAGACTACAAACCTTAACACGGAAAAGGGAATATCAGACCGTATCAAGCAGCTTAAAGAATTGCGTGAAGCTGCCATTATCGGTAGTTCTGACTATAAGAGTTATGATACGCAAATAAAGAAGTTGGAAGCCCGTTTACCCAAGCATACCACGGGGGATAAAGCGGATAGTGCCGCCAAGCAACTACGTGAAAGGCAACTTGAAGCTGACCGCAAATTGGAGGCTGACCGTATTGCAGTCTTGGAAGAGGGCTACGAAAAACGCAAGCGCACCCTTTCGCTCCAACACAAGGAGGCATTGGATAATATAGACAAAGAGGAAAAGGCTTTGGCTAAAGCTCGTAAGGATGCCGGAAAAGGTGGCTTATCTAAGTCTGAAAAGGACGGCTTCGATGAAAGGCGAACACTTGAAAACAAGAAATATGACAAAGCCCAAAACAAACTCTTTGACGGTGAAATAGAGTACAAGAAACAGCAATATGCCTTGTATTTCCGTTGGGTGCGTAACATGGGCGAAGATGTAGCCAATACCCAATTTGCCACGCTTTTAAAAGGCGGTAAATCATACAAGGAATATGTGGAAAATGAAATCAAGGCTCTAAAGGATAAACAACAAGCCGGAACACTCACAGAGGGAGAAAGTAACCAACTTATTTCCCTTAATATGCAATACAATGAAATCACGGGGGCAAAGTCCGCTATGGATTCTTTCAAGGAATCTGTATCTAAGACCATTCAGCAAGCCCAAACACTTGCCGAGAAGTTGGAAGCCATAGCCGATGCAAAAGAGAAGCTGGCTAATGGAAGTTCCGGGCTTGTGGGTGCTGACGAAAAAGCGGAAGCCACTTTGTTTGTTTCAGAAGAAGATGAAAAGTTACAGGAAGAAGTACAGCAAAAGATACTTTCCTCTTACAGAACCTTTGAGGAACAAAGAAATGACATCCAAAAGGAATACGCCTTGCTGCGTGCTGCCGCTCAAAAGACGGGCGACCAAGAACGGATTAACCAAGTAAACAAGTCGGAGGCAGAAGCGTTAAGCACCCTTACCGCCAATATGTTAAAGCAATCGGATAGTTGGAAGAAGTTATTTGGCGATTTGGATAGCCTTTCTGTAGCTGAAATAGATAAGTTGGTGGCTGATATTGAAACAAAGCTAAAAGATGCGGATTTGAAACTGAATCCCGTAGATTACCGTGCTTTGATTGATAGTTTGAATCAAGCAAAGGAAACGCTTATTTCAAAGAATCCCTTTAAGGCTTTAGGCACGTTCTATGATGATTACATTGAAGCCAAAAAGAAGCTGGCAGAAGCCAAAGCGAATGTTGCTGCCGGAAAGGGTACGGATGAGGATGTGAAAAAGGCAGAGGCTGACATGAAGAAAGCCGCCAAAGGCGTAACCAAGTCCATTGAAACGATTACCGATACGGCTACCACGTGCGGCAATGCCATTGCATCCATGTTTTCTGATTTGGGACAGGATGATTTGGCAAACGGCTTAGGCACTGCAATGGAGTTGTTCGGGCAGTTGGGCAATGCCGCCGCCTCTGTAGGTAAAATGATGAGCGGTGACATATTGGGAGGCGTTACGGGTATGGTAAGTGCCGTTACTTCTGTAGTGGGCATATTTGCCAAATTGCATGATTCCAAGTATGAGAAGAAAATTCAAAATCTGCAAAAGGAAATAGATGCGCTGGAACAATCCTACAGCCGTTTGGAACGAGCCTACAATAATACTTATTGGGTGTTCAATGATAGCCAACGTGAAGCCTACGAAAAGAATATCCAACTGATTAACGACCAAATACGGGCTTTGGAACAAGAAGCCAACGTAGCAAAGAAGAATTGGGATTTTGCCCGTTACGCTCAACTCAACAAGGAGATTAAGGAACTCAACAAACAGTTGAAGAATGCGGAAGAAAACGGAGATATGTTTTCTATCTATGAGGCTCAGAAAAAGAACCTCAAACAGCAACAAGAGGATTTAAGAAAGCAAATTCAAGCTGAAAAGGATAAGAAGAAAACCGATAACGGAAAAATCCAACAGTGGAACGAGCAAATAGAATCCATTACCCAACAGATAGAGGATTTGGATAGGTCAATGATGGAAACGCTTGCCGGAACGGATGTAAAAACCGCCATTGATGAATTTGCCGATGCGTTGGTAGATGCTTATTGCAAAGGTGAGGATGCAGCGGAAGCATTGGGCGAAAAGACAAAAGAAGTCCTTAAAAAAGCGGTTGTGGAAGCGTTGAAACGTGAGTTTTTGGCAAAGGGAATCAATGATGCCGTTCTCTATTTGGGAGAATCCATGAAAGACGGGAAACTGACCGATGTAGAGAAGCGAGAATTTGAAAGGATGGTGAACGCTGCCGGGGATTTGTTCAATTCCGCATTGGAGGGTATTGGTGATTGGATTAAGGATGTGGAGGAAGAAACCGTACAGCAAGACCCCCTTACGGGTGCGGTTACTTCCATGAATGAGGAAACGGGCGGTGTGATAGCCGGGCGGTTGAATGCCTTTGTCATAAACCAAAGCGACCAAACCTCTATTATGAGGCAGGCACTTGTTTACCAAGCCGAAATAGCCGCCAACACGAAGTTGAGTGCATCAGAGCTGACGGAGATTAAAACTACTTTGAAGCGCATTGAAAATAAAGATAGTTCACTTTTATCACAAGGAATAGCATAG